Proteins co-encoded in one Myripristis murdjan chromosome 4, fMyrMur1.1, whole genome shotgun sequence genomic window:
- the LOC115358527 gene encoding dimethylaniline monooxygenase [N-oxide-forming] 5-like, with protein MTRHVAIIGAGSSGLACIKTCLDEGLEPVCFESSDDIGGLWRFKENPEPDRASIYHSVIINTSKEMMCFSDFPIPGHFPNYMHNSLIMEYFRMYADHFQLTRHIRFNTKVLQVKQRSDFSHSGQWDVETENKDGKKERHIFDAVMICIGHHCHPNMPLQDFPGIHSFKGKYFHSRDYKTPEEWRDKKVVVIGIGNSGGDIAVELSRVTKQLYLSTRRGAWVLNRVSHNGIPLDLTFSRAVNFVLNAIPFGLYCSLGERQLNQRFNHSLYNLKPKHRLFSQHPTLNDELPNRILSGTVQVKPNIRKFEGSSVEFEDGSVVEDVDLVVFATGYRFSFPFLASHVISVSGNQAPLFKYVFPPELDRPTLAVIGLVQPLGAIMPISEMQARWATRVFKGCNKLPSVAAMLKDVQCKQDTMAARYVTSQRHTIQVDYISYMDEIAELVGVKPSVPRLLLMDPRLGLSVMLGPCTPYQYRLRGPGKWAGARQAILTQWERVTQPMQTRPCDQPQCKCSFVLPLILSAASVGLAAYFSRNSLSAFLQEPTAVLDKIKSYLTAQ; from the exons ATGACCAGGCATGTGGCAATAATTGGAGCAGGCAGCTCAGGCCTGGCCTGCATTAAGACCTGCCTGGATGAGGGGCTGGAGCCTGTCTGCTTTGAAAGTAGTGATGACATTGGTGGCCTGTGGAGGTTTAAG GAGAATCCAGAGCCGGACAGGGCGAGCATCTACCACTCTGTCATCATCAACACCTCCAAGGAGATGATGTGTTTCAGTGATTTCCCCATCCCTGGACACTTCCCCAACTACATGCACAACTCCCTCATCATGGAGTACTTTCGAATGTATGCCGATCACTTCCAGCTCACCCGGCACATACGCTTCAAT ACCAAAGTCTTGCAGGTGAAGCAGCGATCTGATTTCTCTCACTCAGGCCAGTGGGATGTTGAGACAGAGAACAAGGACGGCAAGAAGGAGAGACACATTTTTGATGCTGTGATGATCTGTATCGGACACCACTGTCATCCCAACATGCCTCTTCAGGACTTTCCAG GCATCCACTCTTTCAAGGGAAAGTACTTCCACAGCCGGGATTACAAGACTCCTGAGGAGTGGAGGGATAAAAAGGTTGTAGTGATTGGAATAGGAAATTCTGGAGGAGACATTGCTGTGGAACTGAGCAGAGTCACCAAGCAG CTTTACCTGAGCACTCGTAGAGGAGCTTGGGTTCTAAACAGAGTTTCACACAATGGCATTCCTCTGGATTTGACTTTCAGCAGGGCCGTCAATTTTGTGCTGAACGCCATTCCCTTTGGTTTGTACTGTAgcctgggagagagacagctcaACCAAAGATTCAACCACAGTCTGTACAATCTGAAGCCAAAGCACAG GTTGTTCAGCCAACATCCCACACTGAATGATGAGCTGCCTAACCGCATCCTATCAGGAACAGTTCAGGTGAAACCCAACATCCGCAAATTTGAGGGATCCAGCGTGGAGTTTGAGGATGGAAGTGTAGTGGAAGATGTTGACTTAGTG GTCTTTGCCACAGGTTACAGATTTTCCTTTCCATTCCTTGCGTCACATGTGATCTCAGTGTCTGGGAACCAAGCACCGCTGTTCAAGTATGTGTTCCCTCCTGAATTGGATCGACCCACACTGGCTGTCATTGGGCTAGTGCAGCCCTTGGGAGCCATTATGCCTATCTCTGAGATGCAGGCCAGATGGGCCACACGTGTCTTTAAAG GCTGTAACAAGCTTCCCTCAGTGGCTGCCATGCTGAAGGATGTTCAGTGCAAGCAGGACACCATGGCTGCAAG GTATGTTACCAGCCAGAGGCACACCATCCAGGTTGACTATATCAGCTACATGGATGAAATAGCAGAGCTGGTGGGAGTTAAGCCTAGCGTCCCCAGGCTGCTTCTGATGGATCCCAGGCTTGGGCTGAGTGTGATGCTGGGTCCCTGCACCCCATACCAGTATCGTCTCAGAGGGCCAGGAAAGTGGGCTGGGGCCCGTCAGGCCATCCTCACTCAGTGGGAGCGAGTGACCCAACCCATGCAGACCAGACCATGTGATCAGCCCCAGTGCAAGTGCTCCTTTGTGTTGCCTCTCATTCTGTCAGCTGCCTCTGTGGGCCTGGCTGCCTATTTCAGCAGGAACAGCCTGTCAGCCTTCCTACAGGAGCCCACTGCAGTGCTGGACAAGATTAAATCCTACCTGACTGCACAGTAA